One stretch of Halapricum desulfuricans DNA includes these proteins:
- a CDS encoding homing endonuclease associated repeat-containing protein → MTPTRNQLLAELQELAVDLGRAPFPDEIEEKGSFTLPEYRAEFGSWAHALAMADLEQPTGKRIPQGALIAELKRLAAELGKGPTEQDMYEKGRHGLSTYKNRFGSWNEALAAADLESRPDRTEKPRHILLNEIERIADDLGHTPTKREMSTYGEFSPVTYRHRFGSWNEAVEAAGFESQPPKEKIPEEELINELQRVADMNDGVPTSTDMDRDGKFSAGTYFNRFDSWTAALETAGFAPNRES, encoded by the coding sequence ATGACGCCGACCCGAAACCAGTTGCTCGCTGAACTGCAGGAACTCGCCGTCGATCTCGGCAGGGCCCCGTTCCCAGACGAAATTGAAGAAAAGGGATCGTTTACTCTGCCGGAATACAGAGCGGAGTTCGGGTCGTGGGCCCACGCGCTGGCAATGGCCGATCTTGAGCAACCGACTGGCAAGCGTATTCCTCAGGGCGCACTCATTGCTGAACTCAAACGGTTAGCCGCCGAGTTAGGGAAGGGGCCCACAGAACAAGATATGTACGAAAAAGGTCGGCACGGACTCAGTACCTACAAGAATCGTTTCGGTTCATGGAATGAAGCACTCGCCGCTGCAGATCTGGAGAGTCGTCCCGACCGGACAGAGAAACCACGTCATATCCTTCTGAATGAAATCGAGCGAATTGCCGACGATCTTGGACACACTCCGACAAAGCGCGAGATGAGTACGTACGGCGAGTTCAGTCCAGTGACCTACCGCCATCGCTTTGGATCTTGGAATGAAGCAGTTGAGGCTGCTGGGTTCGAATCACAGCCGCCAAAGGAGAAGATCCCAGAAGAAGAATTAATCAATGAATTACAACGTGTGGCAGATATGAATGACGGTGTCCCAACGTCAACAGATATGGATCGAGACGGGAAATTTAGTGCAGGCACCTACTTTAATCGATTTGATTCGTGGACTGCTGCACTTGAGACTGCAGGATTTGCACCGAACAGAGAGTCATAG